A part of Flavobacteriaceae bacterium GSB9 genomic DNA contains:
- a CDS encoding type II secretion system protein GspG, which translates to MIELILSTLAEFGLIREDFKHHRKISKMEKADGKKRPFQRYFLQPSSIMVISVLAIGTISAFIFFSYQRTSIFPKKTKKEIVEITERMEKWKEKFGIYPTDLNELIGNNPMRQEWKTDSWNRPYQYSLTQSGIGFLIISAGSDGKFGTDDDIKSVK; encoded by the coding sequence ATGATTGAATTAATACTGTCGACTTTAGCTGAATTTGGACTTATTCGAGAAGATTTTAAACATCATAGAAAAATCTCGAAAATGGAAAAAGCTGATGGAAAAAAGAGACCTTTCCAAAGATATTTTCTACAACCAAGTTCTATTATGGTTATTTCTGTTTTAGCAATTGGAACAATAAGTGCATTTATCTTTTTTAGCTACCAGCGCACATCAATTTTCCCTAAAAAAACAAAAAAGGAAATTGTAGAGATAACCGAAAGAATGGAAAAATGGAAAGAAAAATTTGGAATTTACCCAACTGACCTAAATGAATTAATTGGAAATAACCCTATGCGACAAGAATGGAAAACTGACTCTTGGAATAGACCTTATCAATATTCATTGACTCAAAGTGGTATTGGATTTTTAATCATTTCAGCAGGTTCGGATGGAAAATTTGGAACTGATGATGATATTAAGTCTGTCAAATGA
- a CDS encoding RDD family protein: MENRIKAFAVDYLIMCIIGYLTFKITDNIFLGIMIIYPITMNKDFLNGKSIGKRLFNIQVQNLTDQKASEWKCSFRNFLFIIPFDLIFTIFSPTRRIGDRIAGTKIGINKECTLKTIRNELKNYRINKNLIFGLLFALANTYALIWLYEIILS, translated from the coding sequence TTGGAAAATAGAATTAAAGCATTTGCAGTAGACTATTTGATTATGTGTATAATCGGATATTTAACATTTAAAATTACGGACAATATATTTTTAGGAATAATGATAATCTATCCAATAACAATGAACAAAGATTTTCTTAATGGAAAAAGCATTGGAAAAAGATTATTCAATATTCAAGTCCAAAATCTGACTGACCAAAAAGCGTCTGAATGGAAATGCTCATTCAGGAATTTTCTTTTCATCATTCCATTCGACCTAATATTTACAATTTTTAGCCCAACTAGAAGAATTGGCGACCGAATTGCAGGAACCAAAATTGGAATTAATAAAGAATGTACTCTAAAAACTATAAGGAATGAATTAAAAAATTATCGGATTAATAAAAACCTGATTTTTGGATTATTATTCGCTTTAGCCAATACTTACGCCTTGATATGGCTCTATGAAATAATATTAAGCTAA